The following proteins are encoded in a genomic region of Limanda limanda chromosome 22, fLimLim1.1, whole genome shotgun sequence:
- the rcor2 gene encoding REST corepressor 2, protein MPSVMERSGSGVLSRSRAKTVTNGNSLPHSEEESSDEEHAHDSMIRVGGDYQAQIPEFKPDCPTRYDEKDQRSMLVWCPNTLLSDAMLDEYILMAKEKHGYNMEQALGMLLWHKHDVERSLADLANFTPFPDEWTLEDKVLFEQAFSFHGKSFHRIQQMLPDKLISSLVKYYYSWKKTRTRTSVMDRQARRLVSKREKEDSNDELEEGEPGSDSDFEINNKKEAVKQTPSASSEKPTPSRSGPIKKENIGAQYRHHPLRARRRPPKGMYLEQADIMSLSASQDAGVLSVRQLDTTLVSLKRQVQSIKQNNSSVKQSLNAGVDVFRAAEPTPKMNSRWTTEEQLLAVQAIRRYGKDFAAIAEVIGTKTPAQVSSFFVSYRRRFNLDEVLREWAAEQVATTRDQKDPRRSGEEITPATEGGAEEDEVKMEDFPSDAADSSSPPSSTQTPSSFSQPPPLLRPAPPSAPPSLLRQPPPLQTRPLQNRAPHNHPPPPLIRPAVTSSSSGSSSLRASPPSSSSSSSSTAAGPLPPSLVGLKVEQSNSH, encoded by the exons ATGCCCTCAGTGATGGAGCGCTCGGGGTCCGGGGTCCTGTCCAGGAGCAGAGCCAAGACTGTAACCAACGGCAACAGCCTACCACACTCTGAGGAAGAGAGCAGCGATGAAGAGCATGCTCATG ACAGTATGATCAGAGTGGGAGGAGACTACCAGGCTCAGATCCCAGAGTTCAAACCAG ACTGTCCAACCCGCTACGATGAGAAGGACCAGAGGAGCATGTTGGTGTGGTGTCCCAACACTCTGCTCTCCGATGCCATGT TGGATGAGTACATCCTGATGGCTAAAGAAAAACATGGATACAACATGGAGCAG GCCCTGGGCATGTTGCTGTGGCACAAACACGACGTGGAGCGCTCACTGGCCGACCTCGCCAACTTCACCCCCTTCCCGGACGAGTGGACACTGGAGGATAAGGTGCTGTTCGAACAGGCCTTCAGCTTCCACGGCAAGAGCTTCCACCGCATCCAGCAGATG ctgccAGACAAGCTGATCTCCAGCTTGGTAAAGTACTACTACAGCTGGAAgaagaccaggaccaggacgtCAGTGATGGACCGACAGGCCAGGAGGCTGgtcagcaagagagagaaagaagacag taatGATGAGTTGGAGGAAGGAGAACCCGGCAGTGACAGTGATTTTGAGATTAACAACAAGAAAGAG GCAGTGAAACAGACCCCCAGCGCTAGCTCTGAGAAGCCCACCCCCAGTCGCTCTGGGCCGATAAAGAAGGAGAATATCGGGGCCCAGTATCGCCACCACCCGCTCCGAGCCCGCCGCAGACCTCCGAAAGGCATGTACCTGGAGCAGGCAGACATCATGTCCCTTTCAGCCTCTCAAGATGCCGGGGTGCTGTCTGTACGACAGCTGGACACGACGCTGGTGTCACTGAAGAGACAA gTTCAGTCCATTAAACAGAACAACAGTAGCGTGAAACAGAGTCTTAATGCAGGTGTTGATGTGTTCCGAGCGGCTGAG cCTACCCCGAAGATGAACTCTCGTTGGACCACAGAGGAGCAGCTCCTGGCTGTGCAGG cCATCCGTCGCTATGGTAAAGACTTTGCAGCCATTGCAGAGGTGATAGGAACCAAGACGCCAGCCCAG GTGAGTTCGTTCTTTGTGAGCTACCGGCGCAGGTTCAACCTGGACGAGGTGCTGAGGGAGTGGGCAGCCGAGCAGGTGGCCACCACCCGGGACCAGAAGGACCCGAGGAGGAGCGGTGAGGAGATCACGCCAGcgacagagggaggagcagaggaggacgag gTCAAAATGGAGGACTTCCCCTCAGATGCTGCCGACAGCTCCTCTCCCCCATCCTCCACCCAGACTCCGTCGTCCTTCTCCCAGCCTCCACCGCTGCTGCGTCCCGCGCCTCCCTCGGCTCCCCCCAGCCTCCTCCGGCAGCCGCCTCCTCTCCAGACTCGCCCCCTGCAGAACCGAGCGCCCCACAACCACCCGCCACCTCCACTCATCCGTCCCGCggtgacctcctcctcctcagggagCTCCAGCCTCAGGGCTTCTCcacccagctcctcctcctcctcctccagcactgCAGCAGGGCCGCTGCCTCCGTCACTGGTCGGGCTCAAAGTGGAGCAGTCCAACTCgcactga